Part of the Diabrotica virgifera virgifera chromosome 6, PGI_DIABVI_V3a genome, TCATCATACTGATATTTTccaaaatcatttaaataataactttccTACGAGGTGGATATGCAGAGGGGGACCAACTATTTGCAACTATTTGGCCACCGCGAACACCGGAATtgtgaaaaatgtattttttcatgtggggctatataaaaaaagCCTTGTGTACCAGAAGCCTCTAACAATGTCACATAATCTGAAAAATAGAATAAGAGAGGCTTTCAATAATATTAACTTACGAATGttacaaaatttaatattttcaatacaACAGTCAAATTGACAACAAGAATTATAGCGACAAAAATAAACGAACGAATAACTGTGCAAGAGGAACAGCAAGGATTTCGGATATGAAGATCATGCACGGATACAGTTTTTGTAATAAAACCTCCTTCTCCTatgtgccttctctattgaggttgacgagcaatatggcaaatttctctctgttctgggcctgatgaattaagtcattccctgttgtgtgggtccaatctctgatgtttcggagctaGGATTTCTTCTTTTTTCCTATATCACTTTTCatcatgatcatcatcatcatcactggctctacaaccctttctgggtcttggcctgttccaggattcttctccattctgatctgtttcgtgcttttttctccagtttttttatttttaaggttattatataattttctgtttgttcaaaatatctcagctttggtcttcctcttgttctttttcctactggcatctatttaaatattttgtttggtatttcgccttctcccattctttctatatgtcccatcgaacgcagccgtcctattttaatgaatgttatgatatccggatcctggtatattttgtatagttcaaagttgtaccttcttcgccaaatttcgttttcttttgtgcccttatatatgtgtcgcaagatttttctttcaaaggtggctaacaatgtttcctctcttttagtgagtgtccaggtttctgagccgtatgtgagtactggtcttattaaggttttgtatatttggcattttgtttttttttgcgacgttatctgatcttagttgccgaattaagccatggtaacttttattggcaataaatattcacCTCATCACTTCCTccgctacgttattatcagacgtgactaagaatcccaagtatgtaaagctttttaccccctcaatgttgtattctcctattgttatattttgtggctgccttatttctgcgtttttacttacctgcatatattttgttttgttctggttgattttaaggccactattttgtgcagctcgttctattttattgaatgcctctatcatttctcttcttgatgttgcgattatgtcaacatcatctgcaaatgctagtatttgcacgcttttattaatgatTGTTACTCGAGTACGATGTTGgacaagatgcatgatagagcgtctccctggcgtagtccctttttcacatctattgtttccgttagttcgttttgtatccggattttactttctacttttagagattcttttatcagttctattagttgtgttggtatattaaattctttcattgtttttattaagaattctcggtttatattgtcatatgcgctttcgaagtctatgaagagatgatgtcgtgtgtcgatgttatgttcacttctgtctacagaagccactttggtatttgccaactattttttcagcgtgtggtctaagtctttcataaatgacgttggacattattttgtacGCTGTATTCATCAGCGTGATTAcacggtagtttccacattctaactgattttcttttttatgtaatggtacaataaGACCGCTATTCAACTCCGCTGGTAGCCGTTTATTTGAGCTTATCTTTGTTATCAATTcatgtattgttttctgtagtgcgtctcctccttccttcagtaactccgatgctacttgatccgatcccggtgatttattgttctttaatttgtctattgctgttctaatctcggctattgttggtggactcttttctctgtTGTCTGCTTGGTCTAATGGTATATCAGGGTTCGTCTCACTCCCATCTCCTTCAAGCTTTTTCGTAAAATGTTTTGTCCATCTTCTTAGTATCTCTTGCTGTTCTGTCAATATATTACCTTCCTTACCTCTACACATCGTTGTTCTCGGTTTGAagtcttttctgcttttgttcagTTTCTGATAAAACCTTTTACCTTCttatattacctggagctgctcaaattccctatggcgcattatgtgtcctaaaTATGACATCTTACTAATTTTGtttgtattgaccagatgaggtcaaattttgggtggcggaattttgtgccggtgaatgTAGAGTATGCggaaaaataaacagtactgaaatgaatattgaaatgtttatgattatttatatgtctataatacatgatatagccttgcaaacatcattcacgacgacgcacgttcccgataaaacagatgttaaagatgccattggcggatctacggggagggaaaatgaggaaatgtccaacctaacaaggtccaaaattaaataaaaaaaattgttcaaatataaAAATGAATTAGCTCACATAAAACCGAAACcatagaaagacaaattcaacccaaataaacacgctagttaggaagattaagggaacttaatattatcttttttatgtcttttggttggttctTCATTGGATGTTTCCCCCTaaagcaaatttcccctcccaaggcaaatttctagattcgccactgcctctggcacgaaaaaaatctttaattttagtccTCAATTCCGAAACGGCAGACGGTGACCCCTTCAGCATTCCTCATATGTACGCATATGGTTgtgttagttctggtgagtggaaGTTCCCAAAAATGATCgcacagtattcgaagagactctctggcagtgtgacaggttaACTTGTCCTGCTactgttgattttaagcttggaccattTTCGTGACTTTTTCCGTAtggccgaaaatagtactccattataaaaattttttctgcaaaactgaaaaCCATCCTGAAGTATCTAACATTAACATGATATTGACAAACGTTATAACAACGTTTGGAAACCACTCAATACGTTTCGGCACATAACACATACAAATTTGGGACATCTTGGCTATTAAAGCACCCTACGTAACGCACAGCCGGCACAGCTGAACGAtgctgaatttttatgtttgtgcgtcgcagtgttgccatgctgttttctatatatttctttcataacttcaatcaatgttaaatgtacctacaaaaataatagaataataatatttacttctccgtcattatactaggtataatgacaaatgaggtgtcaaattaaagcttataatccaaggatagtactaaaggtgaaaaattagacctaggttgtctgtccgtccgcgaatacaactttcttcgttattaatacagatagaatgacaaatgaatccttggattataataagctttcatttgacaccttatttgttgttctacctggtatagtgacgaaggaatcatatacgcggtcggacagaccgacggacagacagcctaggttaaatttctcacctttagtaccatccttggataagctttcatttgacacctaattcgtcattctacctggtataatgacggaagagttgagtttgcaaacagagagacaagacggacggacggacagacagaatgttttcaaattttttcaaaattggtgaaaacaacaacataataaactttacttaattggtgtttcaaaactacttacttttaacacattacacaatattacaaggtttctagcaagttaaacgtcacaatgatttaaaataattaagtaaaaacctatatatacataacatattagaatatacctaaaatacacaaaaatgatacatttcacacacaaatataatatcacaaaaaattgtaacgtgatagtatgaaaaaatagaggatacggcaacggtgttacatgtgacggCCGGACCGGGTCGCTCCAATGCCAATATcttacacagacatattagggtgctttaatagCCAAGATGTcccaaatttgaggcatacgaatttcagtacctactgttattttgccgcataccgtatgtttattttgccgcataccgtattatagcaaattaatattgtatagttttgtatctttttttttagataaagtAATATATTATGTGATGTACAAGTAATATTATGCTattaacctaatttttgattgaaatttttcaatttaataaagTATTATATGAGAATATAAGGTTATTACACAAGCGTCTCTAACTAAGCTTAAACTTTTATGTACGTATGTTTTATGTACTAGCGAGTACTTGTTTATTAAACCGCtccattttaaaactttttgttctcACACTTTAACTCTATCTTCGGTATTTTAATGGTGTGTGGGATATACATACTTTTAACAAGGGAACTATAGGTACAAAAGGATTCGCTCTTAAAACTTTTATACTTTTCTGTTGAATCTTATAGTGAACAACTTTCCGAACGCGTTTATTGTAGTGGTAGTAAACaagatttttttacatttaaaatTATTCTCGAGGGCTTTTGCatttctattatttattattcatATTTTGTTAAAGCTCAAGTGGAAGGAAGTGGTTTATTTAAAATAGATTTACTAGTTAAAAGCTTTTCTTTTTAAATGgatttgtatatttgttttaaataccTCTCTCATTTTTCCGAAACTTTCCAATTCTTATACTATCTATATACCTACACTATACTTATACCTTCTTTTCTGTTGACTCTAATACTTAATCCTTGTCTCCGCGtcagtaatattaaaaacatGTAGCAGCAGCGCATAAGTCGAATTCTCATCTGGACATCTAATTGTGTTCTGTATTCACAAGCCATTAAATGCTTTTCTGTTTTTTCTCTTTATGTAttatctctttattattttattgagATGTGCggcgctggtcacaatctctcttcatgtcattatttctcagataaaatgtgcctattttatatgttataacagattgcctaataaacatataaaaaaaaattattttatgccGGAATTTACATACAAAATAGGATATTCGTTCTGTTGATGACATAATCATATCACAAATATAGTGCTAAATACTGCATAAAATCACTAAActtttctgatatttttttaatttcggcAATAATATGTAGTAGTTTTTACAAATAGTTGTATGGTCTATTTAGTTCATAGCTTCCCTATAGCTATACATTCGTACTGACAAAAAATACTGCCAATATCGTCTCCCATAAAGCAATGGCAAAACGAATGAGTAGCAATTTTTACTCCTACTTTACATAGTCAACATAGAATCAACATTACTGCTTGTGCTGTATAATTTTGTACACTTGATCCATTGCAAGAAAAAGGGAACAGACTAGCTAAGATATGTATATCGTTAACCCCAAGTATTACCATACCAGAGAAGGGCAGTtatcgccagtggcgcacacccacactcccctacacgcgacactatatatgtatacgaaattttcgattttctaaatctgacggaattgaaaattatgccaactcccatcttaaagtttaggaaaagactcacctgttaatatgtcaaccatccattttggtccaagggtgtggattttacggcccttagTATTTagagcctgtttttcgttctcgtccccaaaactcccaaaaacttcgaaaatttaagtcccacCTTTGCGGCCTATactagtactgatcattacctttccaacgcatgtctaattttgaaaatcgtttataccattcaaaagttaccgagctcagaaatatgattcaatttttatttaaaaaagggaaaatgtttgtggatatgtatgtatgtgactggaaaagttaaaccgatctgaattttttctgtgtttgaagagggggtcagggccgattcagaaccggtgtagtttgtgacttttgaccacccataagccagctataataggacttggtaggtacaaaacggcatattgtttgggggtatatatcttcggttgaAGAAGAGATAGGAGAACCGAaaacaccaaatcaatagtgttgagtaaagctttcaaatggtgtctaagctatCAGGATCAGATATACACACGGTTCAGTATCGCCAAATAACTGAAAAACTagactttgaaaattttggtttttcgacaattactcaaaatttcaacctacgaattgcgccaataactgagcgtttgtagaaggactctagacgaatctgacggtgtatacctcatatccgggaaattcgaatttttaagttataggcttcataagtatgatcaaatctatttcctatgggaaaaacggtttttgaagctcaataattcctgcaatagcttcagttatcatacttaaccttagatgcatcagatactacttgtcaatacgtttcaaactcatgtttagtgatcaaaatcggttaagccgtttaaaagttattaagctacaaaagtataataaaaataacgattattcccgaaatggtttatgtagttgtagtggttacgacgctaaatttgatatGGCAACAGACAATCTGAGTTCATTAACCGGccatcttaatattttttttcaatttatttcgaatagaaaaaaatctagtgtacatttgctggacactagatcatttgggtgataatgcgacaaaggcgaccatttataaagcttaacgtgtaatcgagaaaaattgcattcaacttcatacaattagtttataaaaaaactttgaaaaactcctgatacaagaataaaaaaaccactaaacaccgtaaaaatgagtggcgcatacaatattccagctacaaaagatctgatatgaatattacgtggcgcgaaaatgtattttcattttgatgcaaaataaaatttaagttttattttaaaagatttttgcataatatttgctaaatttgaagtaaacgcgccacaagagtttcaaaattcaaactgtatcaaagttactgtTTTGTGGAgcgttttactttaaatttagcaaatattatggaaaaatcgtttaaaataaaactaaaattttattttgcatcaaaatgaaaatacattttcgcgccacgtaatattcatatcagaccttttgtagctggaatattgtatgcgccactcatttttacggcgtttagcggttttttattcttgtaataaTATACCAAAATGAATAAGAGGATACACTAGAAGAAATGTGAAGTCCAGCTTGTCTGCAATACTCAtgactagggatgggaaaaacctaccggttttaaccgacaaccggtttttttacttcgcaatagcctgttttaccggttgtttttttgtccaggttataaccggttttttctttttaaagtaaaaaccgggtcttaggtttttacggtgattaggattaggttaggtattattttggatcccaatcataattattattttcaagtaattattccaaacaaaaccataattcaaattttattttataaatacagaagcaaactgaaagtgcaaactcacatcagccaggaacaatttagttttattataatatttcgttgaaaaggtatgggtaatcataatatttacataagaagtgatctagTGAAGTAGAcacaaacatcatctatttttcacacttgactcttgacattgaaagtgggtgaatgactttttctgattaccaaaataaTGTCCGACTATAattatcgaattaccgattacgaatacgaatctccaaggatttccctccGTTTTCAAAATGATatacccatacaggaagtattaaatgagttaaaatgtgtgcctattatacaaaaatatacaaacgtgttaaaaaaatacatgataaattttttttgatggtagtaaaaataaaagataaattgcattatccaatttatttaatataagtaaaatatttatgttgatattatttttttaaatcccatgtgaaagagtctgggaaattttgtataagttgaaatggttgggttaaattgtatattattgcgatatgtatatattaatcttacgctatattatatttaataataatcaataaatatataataataataaaataataaataaatataataattaatagaataacatggttttattaaaaattgtgttttatttatattgatattggtgttctttcgatagtattaattttgatcatattattgatatcgagtatcgaatcgagtggagtatcgcaaactaaagtgcattgtaaatgtaacattgtaacctattggattaaaaaaccgaaaaccggtttttttggccggttataacagCCTGGTTAAACCGTGAGCAAAagaccggtataaccgaaaaccggtgttttgtcaagaACCGCCATCCCTACTCATGACTGAAGACCAATCTGAAATTTGATCAATATTGGAACAACAGTATTGACCAAAATCCACAGAGGTATGCATCACTGCTACATATTATAAACCttcattaaattaataaatgttAAATGATGTAATTTTGTATATATGTAAATTGTTACAACAACTTTTTCGTTATTCCTCATATTTCTTGTAAATACCTGCAGGTAAATAAAccaattgtaaatattttaaaacttgTATAATATAACAAATGCTATATCTGTcttgtcaaaataatttttctacaccTGTATATAGCTTTACATCACAGTAAGTAATATATTTTACTcttatataatatattgtttttaaaCTTGCTTATGgttctttttgtttttagataacataagaaataaaagaagTATAGATCCAATTGATGGAGGAAGTTTAATTGGCAGATCTCTGGATAGTATCGGTGGAAACCGATTGCTTGGTAGAAGTATTGACCCAATTGACCACGGTTTGATAGGCAGATCTCTGGATAGTATCGGTGGAAACCGATTGCTTGGTAGAAGTATTGACCCAATTGACCACGGTTTAATAGGCAGATCTCTGGATAGTATCGGTGGAAGTCGATTGCTTGGTAGAAGTATTGACCCAATTGACAACGGGCTGATAGGCAGAAGTATAGATCCAATTGATGGAGGAAGTTTAATCGGTAGATCTCTGGATAGTATCGGTGGCAACCGATTGCTTGGTAGAAGTATTGACCCAATTGACCACGGTTTGATAGGCAGATCTCTGGATAGTATCGGTGGAAACCGATTGCTTGGTAGAAGTATTGACCCAATTGACCACGGTTTGATAGGCAGATCTCTGGATAGTATTGGTGGAAACCGATTGCTTGGTAAAAGTATTGACCCAATTGACAACGGGCTGATAGGCAGGAGTATAGATCCAATTGATGGAGGAAGTTTGATCGGTAGATCTCTTGATAGTATCGGTGGCAACCGATTGCTTGGTAGAAGTATTGACCCAATTGACCACGGTTTAATAGGCAGATCTCTGGATAGTATCGGTGGAAACCGATTGCTTGGTAGAAGTATTGACCCAATTGACCACGGTTTGATAGGTAGATCTCTGGATAGTATTGGTGGAAACCGATTGCTTGGTAAAAGTATTGACCCAATTGACAACGGGCTGATAGGCAGGAGTATAGATCCAATTGATGGAGGAAGTTTGATCGGTAGATCTCTGGATAGTATCGGTGGAAACCGATTGCTTGGTAGAAGTATTGACCCAATTGACCACGGTTTAATAGGCAAATCACTGGATAGTATCGGTGGAAACCGATTGCTTGGCAGAAGTATTGACCCAATTGACCACGGTTTGATAGGTAGATCTCTGGATAGTATCGGTGGAAACCGATTGCTTGGTAGAAGTATTGACCCAATTGATCACGGTTTGATAGGCAGATCTCTGGATAGTATCGGTGGAAATCGATTGCTTGGGAAAAGTATTGACCCAATTGACAACGGGCTGATAGGCAGGAGTATAGATCCAATTGATGGAGGAAGTTTGATCGGTAGATCTCTGGATAGTATCGGTGGGAACCGATTGCTTGGCAGAAGTATTGACCCAATTGACCACGGTTTGATAGGCAGATCTCTGGATAGTATCGGTGGAAACCGATTGCTTGGTAGAAGTATTGACCCAATTGACCACGGTTTGATAGGCAGATCTCTGGATAGTATCGGTGGAAATCGATTGCTTGGTAAAAGTATTGACCCAATTGATAACGGACTGATAGGCAGAAGTATAGATCCAATTGATGGAGGAAGTTTGATCGGCAGATCTCTGGATAGTATCGGTGGAAACCGATTGCTTGGCAGAAGTATTGATCCAATTGACAACGGTTTAATAGGCAGATCTCTGGATAGTATTGGTGGAAACCGATTGCTTGGTAAAAGTATTGACCCAATTGACAACGGTTTGATAGGTAGATCACTTGATAATATAGGTGGTAGCCGTTTATTAGGCCGAAGTGTAGATACTGTAGATCCCATTGATGGTGGCACTATAATTGGAAGATCTCTAGACAGCATAGGTGGAAGCCGATTGATTGGTAAAAGTATTGATCCAATCGACA contains:
- the LOC114332398 gene encoding LWamide neuropeptides isoform X1; the protein is MMRSVLVLLAVVAAFLLICVHCAPREVSAYKQGSPRIPNNIRNKRSIDPIDGGSLIGRSLDSIGGNRLLGRSIDPIDHGLIGRSLDSIGGNRLLGRSIDPIDHGLIGRSLDSIGGSRLLGRSIDPIDNGLIGRSIDPIDGGSLIGRSLDSIGGNRLLGRSIDPIDHGLIGRSLDSIGGNRLLGRSIDPIDHGLIGRSLDSIGGNRLLGKSIDPIDNGLIGRSIDPIDGGSLIGRSLDSIGGNRLLGRSIDPIDHGLIGRSLDSIGGNRLLGRSIDPIDHGLIGRSLDSIGGNRLLGKSIDPIDNGLIGRSIDPIDGGSLIGRSLDSIGGNRLLGRSIDPIDHGLIGKSLDSIGGNRLLGRSIDPIDHGLIGRSLDSIGGNRLLGRSIDPIDHGLIGRSLDSIGGNRLLGKSIDPIDNGLIGRSIDPIDGGSLIGRSLDSIGGNRLLGRSIDPIDHGLIGRSLDSIGGNRLLGRSIDPIDHGLIGRSLDSIGGNRLLGKSIDPIDNGLIGRSIDPIDGGSLIGRSLDSIGGNRLLGRSIDPIDNGLIGRSLDSIGGNRLLGKSIDPIDNGLIGRSLDNIGGSRLLGRSVDTVDPIDGGTIIGRSLDSIGGSRLIGKSIDPIDNGLIGRSLDSIGGSRLLGRSVDPIDGGDLIGRELDAINTNELYY
- the LOC114332398 gene encoding LWamide neuropeptides isoform X19, whose translation is MMRSVLVLLAVVAAFLLICVHCAPREVSAYKQGSPRIPNNIRNKRSIDPIDGGSLIGRSLDSIGGNRLLGRSIDPIDHGLIGRSLDSIGGNRLLGRSIDPIDHGLIGRSLDSIGGSRLLGRSIDPIDNGLIGRSIDPIDGGSLIGRSLDSIGGNRLLGKSIDPIDNGLIGRSIDPIDGGSLIGRSLDSIGGNRLLGRSIDPIDHGLIGKSLDSIGGNRLLGRSIDPIDHGLIGRSLDSIGGNRLLGRSIDPIDHGLIGRSLDSIGGNRLLGKSIDPIDNGLIGRSIDPIDGGSLIGRSLDSIGGNRLLGRSIDPIDHGLIGRSLDSIGGNRLLGRSIDPIDHGLIGRSLDSIGGNRLLGKSIDPIDNGLIGRSIDPIDGGSLIGRSLDSIGGNRLLGRSIDPIDNGLIGRSLDSIGGNRLLGKSIDPIDNGLIGRSLDNIGGSRLLGRSVDTVDPIDGGTIIGRSLDSIGGSRLIGKSIDPIDNGLIGRSLDSIGGSRLLGRSVDPIDGGDLIGRELDAINTNELYY
- the LOC114332398 gene encoding LWamide neuropeptides isoform X15, giving the protein MMRSVLVLLAVVAAFLLICVHCAPREVSAYKQGSPRIPNNIRNKRSIDPIDGGSLIGRSLDSIGGNRLLGRSIDPIDHGLIGRSLDSIGGNRLLGRSIDPIDHGLIGRSLDSIGGSRLLGRSIDPIDNGLIGRSIDPIDGGSLIGRSLDSIGGNRLLGRSIDPIDHGLIGRSLDSIGGNRLLGRSIDPIDHGLIGRSLDSIGGNRLLGKSIDPIDNGLIGRSIDPIDGGSLIGRSLDSIGGNRLLGRSIDPIDHGLIGRSLDSIGGNRLLGRSIDPIDHGLIGRSLDSIGGNRLLGKSIDPIDNGLIGRSIDPIDGGSLIGRSLDSIGGNRLLGRSIDPIDHGLIGKSLDSIGGNRLLGRSIDPIDHGLIGRSLDSIGGNRLLGKSIDPIDNGLIGRSIDPIDGGSLIGRSLDSIGGNRLLGRSIDPIDNGLIGRSLDSIGGNRLLGKSIDPIDNGLIGRSLDNIGGSRLLGRSVDTVDPIDGGTIIGRSLDSIGGSRLIGKSIDPIDNGLIGRSLDSIGGSRLLGRSVDPIDGGDLIGRELDAINTNELYY
- the LOC114332398 gene encoding LWamide neuropeptides isoform X5; this encodes MMRSVLVLLAVVAAFLLICVHCAPREVSAYKQGSPRIPNNIRNKRSIDPIDGGSLIGRSLDSIGGNRLLGRSIDPIDHGLIGRSLDSIGGNRLLGRSIDPIDHGLIGRSLDSIGGSRLLGRSIDPIDNGLIGRSIDPIDGGSLIGRSLDSIGGNRLLGRSIDPIDHGLIGRSLDSIGGNRLLGRSIDPIDHGLIGRSLDSIGGNRLLGKSIDPIDNGLIGRSIDPIDGGSLIGRSLDSIGGNRLLGKSIDPIDNGLIGRSIDPIDGGSLIGRSLDSIGGNRLLGRSIDPIDHGLIGKSLDSIGGNRLLGRSIDPIDHGLIGRSLDSIGGNRLLGRSIDPIDHGLIGRSLDSIGGNRLLGKSIDPIDNGLIGRSIDPIDGGSLIGRSLDSIGGNRLLGRSIDPIDHGLIGRSLDSIGGNRLLGRSIDPIDHGLIGRSLDSIGGNRLLGKSIDPIDNGLIGRSIDPIDGGSLIGRSLDSIGGNRLLGRSIDPIDNGLIGRSLDSIGGNRLLGKSIDPIDNGLIGRSLDNIGGSRLLGRSVDTVDPIDGGTIIGRSLDSIGGSRLIGKSIDPIDNGLIGRSLDSIGGSRLLGRSVDPIDGGDLIGRELDAINTNELYY
- the LOC114332398 gene encoding LWamide neuropeptides isoform X6 — translated: MMRSVLVLLAVVAAFLLICVHCAPREVSAYKQGSPRIPNNIRNKRSIDPIDGGSLIGRSLDSIGGNRLLGRSIDPIDHGLIGRSLDSIGGNRLLGRSIDPIDHGLIGRSLDSIGGSRLLGRSIDPIDNGLIGRSIDPIDGGSLIGRSLDSIGGNRLLGRSIDPIDHGLIGRSLDSIGGNRLLGRSIDPIDHGLIGRSLDSIGGNRLLGKSIDPIDNGLIGRSIDPIDGGSLIGRSLDSIGGNRLLGRSIDPIDHGLIGRSLDSIGGNRLLGRSIDPIDHGLIGRSLDSIGGNRLLGKSIDPIDNGLIGRSIDPIDGGSLIGRSLDSIGGNRLLGRSIDPIDHGLIGRSLDSIGGNRLLGKSIDPIDNGLIGRSIDPIDGGSLIGRSLDSIGGNRLLGRSIDPIDHGLIGRSLDSIGGNRLLGRSIDPIDHGLIGRSLDSIGGNRLLGKSIDPIDNGLIGRSIDPIDGGSLIGRSLDSIGGNRLLGRSIDPIDNGLIGRSLDSIGGNRLLGKSIDPIDNGLIGRSLDNIGGSRLLGRSVDTVDPIDGGTIIGRSLDSIGGSRLIGKSIDPIDNGLIGRSLDSIGGSRLLGRSVDPIDGGDLIGRELDAINTNELYY
- the LOC114332398 gene encoding LWamide neuropeptides isoform X14, which translates into the protein MMRSVLVLLAVVAAFLLICVHCAPREVSAYKQGSPRIPNNIRNKRSIDPIDGGSLIGRSLDSIGGNRLLGRSIDPIDHGLIGRSLDSIGGNRLLGRSIDPIDHGLIGRSLDSIGGSRLLGRSIDPIDNGLIGRSIDPIDGGSLIGRSLDSIGGNRLLGRSIDPIDHGLIGRSLDSIGGNRLLGKSIDPIDNGLIGRSIDPIDGGSLIGRSLDSIGGNRLLGRSIDPIDHGLIGKSLDSIGGNRLLGRSIDPIDHGLIGRSLDSIGGNRLLGRSIDPIDHGLIGRSLDSIGGNRLLGKSIDPIDNGLIGRSIDPIDGGSLIGRSLDSIGGNRLLGRSIDPIDHGLIGRSLDSIGGNRLLGRSIDPIDHGLIGRSLDSIGGNRLLGKSIDPIDNGLIGRSIDPIDGGSLIGRSLDSIGGNRLLGRSIDPIDNGLIGRSLDSIGGNRLLGKSIDPIDNGLIGRSLDNIGGSRLLGRSVDTVDPIDGGTIIGRSLDSIGGSRLIGKSIDPIDNGLIGRSLDSIGGSRLLGRSVDPIDGGDLIGRELDAINTNELYY
- the LOC114332398 gene encoding LWamide neuropeptides isoform X2, which encodes MMRSVLVLLAVVAAFLLICVHCAPREVSAYKQGSPRIPNNIRNKRSIDPIDGGSLIGRSLDSIGGNRLLGRSIDPIDHGLIGRSLDSIGGNRLLGRSIDPIDHGLIGRSLDSIGGSRLLGRSIDPIDNGLIGRSIDPIDGGSLIGRSLDSIGGNRLLGRSIDPIDHGLIGRSLDSIGGNRLLGRSIDPIDHGLIGRSLDSIGGNRLLGKSIDPIDNGLIGRSIDPIDGGSLIGRSLDSIGGNRLLGRSIDPIDHGLIGRSLDSIGGNRLLGKSIDPIDNGLIGRSIDPIDGGSLIGRSLDSIGGNRLLGRSIDPIDHGLIGKSLDSIGGNRLLGRSIDPIDHGLIGRSLDSIGGNRLLGRSIDPIDHGLIGRSLDSIGGNRLLGKSIDPIDNGLIGRSIDPIDGGSLIGRSLDSIGGNRLLGRSIDPIDHGLIGRSLDSIGGNRLLGRSIDPIDHGLIGRSLDSIGGNRLLGKSIDPIDNGLIGRSIDPIDGGSLIGRSLDSIGGNRLLGRSIDPIDNGLIGRSLDSIGGNRLLGKSIDPIDNGLIGRSLDNIGGSRLLGRSVDTVDPIDGGTIIGRSLDSIGGSRLIGKSIDPIDNGLIGRSLDSIGGSRLLGRSVDPIDGGDLIGRELDAINTNELYY